The following proteins are encoded in a genomic region of Drosophila bipectinata strain 14024-0381.07 chromosome XL, DbipHiC1v2, whole genome shotgun sequence:
- the Grip gene encoding glutamate receptor-interacting protein 2 isoform X2 gives MKLWKSKKPIGGCVPGKSAALKQDQQQDSHGSFGNHHNPQQQQTDSNGIALAPMLSVDRAMSPAQSEDSGLAPERGTTYATITLPRNALHLAITFAERNDLSYPPVVGALNPVGHAADFLAPGDRLHQIDGISTIGLSNQKVMNMLCAGGPDTGPAIVEIEYSLPEYISQNSLCVTSKLAQITVERESGCLGLTLRGGADYPLIVTHVRPHGPVYKTGRLKPGDRLLRVDNVSLIGKTLAEAQQIIKCGGHVSGYTNLTIEYDVSVVQSVEFSMGPLLIEIERPMNDKLGLVLCNYTPAVPPTTATVSGSSASGSSTPSSQEKIQEETSGAAGVFIASILPASIADRCGALSIGDQVLSIDDTMIEHTAFSPDEVMTILDTGTGRGYTQMQIMPAHALARRGHTALGSPKYSFSTLESRKSSTACRQRQRFARKSSLPLETPGTPGTLMPSSAGGPAGSGILGMGLGLCRAESFPVLLDCSQGAGIVLAEGGSGSSSSGGAGSGGGSGSSGGAVTIAQILNDSVADRSGCIQAGDRIVAINKMYSLDAAAMRQILDGGSSRSNGNTAPANWLELEIEFDMPDAVVPSSGVFSVKLLRAGKCGLGLSVSGSSHGGLVISDVKMGSPAHRSGSLRVGDILLAVDQHPVQHFNVDALLKEETASGRQNNHGNSDFTTLTIKRVVLPDFLPISSPIYSNCPGPGVGLGLGLGLGSSTEHDLYSSAYVTAGKYADCVSLKSRTPQPDYFRVPSLDDAASLQSVQMRQGTNGWPGSGGTQSNSRSFVPQPNTQSLTTELPEEEDEQEEQLYPGYELNRYASVDCTALPPPMENKVYGSAASSSSKSSGSSLHQIIFTVRLEPKGGLLGITLAGSEDITKPITISGLVEGGIAYKNSQIQVGDQLLAIDEHSVQGMPLSHATSLLQNLGDLVDLKILRSHDLANGSHHLPQTQAIYAKVQRRPRSPSANTEASKESVNGNGSATGNGNGNTNGTANGNPNGKPRIFHVTLYKDKVYDDYGFSVSDGLYERGVFINRIRSGGPADMCGLLKPFDRIMQVNEMKTQDFDCCLTVPLIAAAGDKIEMIMQRSE, from the exons TTGACCGTGCCATGAGTCCGGCCCAGTCGGAGGACTCGGGACTGGCCCCGGAAAGGGGTACCACCTATGCCACCATCACACTGCCACGGAATGCCCTACATTTGGCCATTACTTTTGCAG AACGCAATGATCTATCCTACCCCCCGGTGGTGGGTGCCCTGAACCCCGTGGGTCATGCTGCGGATTTCCTAGCTCCTGGGGATCGTCTCCACCAAATAGATGGCATCTCCACAATCGGCCTAAGTAACCAAAAAGTGATGAACATGCTCTGTGCCGGTGGACCAGATACAGGTCCCGCCATTGTTGAGATCGAATACTCACTTCCGGAATACA TTTCCCAGAACAGCCTGTGTGTGACCTCAAAGCTGGCCCAGATCACTGTGGAGCGGGAAAGTGGCTGCCTGGGGCTGACATTGAGGGGCGGAGCCGACTACCCGCTGATCGTCACCCATGTCCGGCCCCATGGCCCTGTCTACAAGACCGGTCGGTTGAAGCCCGGCGATCGATTGTTGCGAGTCGATAAT GTCTCACTGATTGGCAAAACCTTGGCGGAGGCACAACAGATCATCAAGTGCGGCGGCCATGTCTCCGGTTATACCAATCTGACCATCGAATACGATGTCTCGGTGGTCCAGAGTGTAGAGTTCTCAATGGGACCGCTTCTCATCGAGATCGAGCGACCGATGAACGATAAACTGGGCCTGGTACTGTGCAATTATACGCCAGCAGTGCCACCAACAACGGCGACAGTTTCCGGCAGTTCTGCCTCCGGTTCCAGTACACCATCCAGCCAGGAGAAGATCCAGGAGGAGACTTCTGGGGCAGCAGGGGTGTTCATAGCCAGCATTTTGCCAGCCAGTATTGCTGATCG TTGCGGTGCCTTATCCATTGGCGATCAGGTGCTCTCCATCGACGACACCATGATCGAGCACACCGCCTTCAGTCCGGACGAGGTGATGACCATATTGGACACCGGCACTGGTCGCGGCTATACACAAATGCAGATCATGCCCGCTCACGCTCTGGCCCGTCGTG GACACACGGCTCTGGGCAGTCCCAAGTATAGCTTCAGCACTCTGGAGTCTCGCAAATCCTCGACAGCCTGCCGGCAACGACAGCGCTTTGCCCGCAAGAGCTCCCTGCCCCTGGAGACACCGGGCACACCAGGAACCCTAATGCCCAGCTCCGCAGGTGGACCTGCTGGCAGCGGCATCTTGGGCATGGGTCTGGGACTGTGCCGGGCGGAGAGCTTTCCCGTTCTACTCGATTGCAGTCAAGGAGCTGGCATAGTTCTAGCTGAAGGTGGATCTGGATCAAGTAGCTCTGGGGGAGCAGGATCTGGCGGTGGTTCTGGCTCCAGCGGAGGAGCTGTAACGATTGCCCAGATCCTTAACGATTCCGTGGCCGATCGGAGTGGCTGCATCCAGGCGGGAGACCGCATTGTGGCGATCaataaaatgtatagtttGGATGCGGCGGCCATGCGGCAAATCCTGGACGGAGGCTCCTCCCGTTCCAATGGCAACACTGCCCCGGCCAACTGGCTGGAGCTGGAGATCGAGTTCGATATGCCGGACGCCGTGGTGCCCTCCAGCGGGGTATTCAGTGTAAAGCTGCTCCGGGCGGGCAAATGCGGCCTGGGACTCAGTGTCAGTGGCTCCAGTCACGGCGGATTGGTCATCTCGGACGTAAAAATGGGCAGTCCCGCCCATCGCAGTGGCTCGCTACGCGTGGGCGACATCCTGCTGGCCGTCGATCAGCATCCTGTCCAGCATTTCAATGTGGATGCCCTGCTCAAGGAGGAGACGGCATCCGGAAGGCAGAACAATCACGGCAACTCGGACTTCACCACGCTGACCATCAAGAGGGTCGTCCTGCCCGACTTCCTGCCCATCTCCAGTCCCATCTACAGTAATTGTCCTGGTCCGGGAGTGGGCCTGGGCCTCGGTCTGGGTCTGGGCTCATCCACGGAGCACGATCTGTACAGCAGTGCCTATGTTACAGCCGGAAAGTATGCCGACTGTGTGTCCCTGAAGTCACGTACCCCGCAACCGGATTATTTCCGGGTACCCAGCTTGGATGATGCCGCCAGTCTGCAGTCCGTGCAGATGCGTCAGGGCACCAACGGCTGGCCAGGATCGGGGGGGACACAGTCCAACAGTAGATCCTTTGTGCCGCAGCCGAATACCCAAAGCCTGACCACCGAGCTgcccgaggaggaggacgaacAGGAGGAGCAGTTGTATCCAGGATACGAGCTAAATCGTTATGCCAG tgtgGACTGCACTGCCCTGCCACCGCCCATGGAGAACAAGGTGTACGGATCGGCGGCGAGCTCCAGCAGCAagagcagtggcagcagcttGCATCAAATCATTTTCACAGTCCGCCTGGAGCCGAAGGGCGGACTCCTGGGCATCACCCTGGCCGGCAGCGAGGACATCACGAAGCCCATTACCATTAGCGGCTTGGTGGAAG GTGGCATTGCCTACAAAAACAGCCAGATCCAAGTGGGCGACCAGCTGCTGGCCATCGACGAGCACTCCGTGCAGGGCATGCCCCTGTCGCATGCCACCAGCCTGCTGCAGAACCTCGGCGACCTGGTGGACCTGAAGATCCTGCGCAGCCATGACCTGGCCAATGGCAGCCATCACTTGCCCCAGACCCAGGCCATTTACGCCAAAGTCCAGCGACGGCCGCGCAGTCCATCGGCCAACACGGAGGCCAGCAAGGAGTCGGTGAACGGAAATGGCAGCGCcaccggaaacggaaatggcaACACCAACGGCACTGCCAATGGCAATCCCAATGGAAAGCCACGAATCTTCCATGTGACCTTGTACAAGGACAAAGTGTACGACGATTACGGCTTTTCGGTTTCCGATGGACTTTACGAGCGGGGGGTGTTCATCAACCGGATCCGCAGTGGCGGTCCGGCGGATATGTGCGGCCTGTTGAAGCCCTTCGATCGAATCATGCAG GTTAATGAGATGAAGACGCAGGACTTTGATTGCTGCCTGACAGTTCCATTGATTGCCGCCGCTGGGGACAAAATCGAAATGATCATGCAGCGCTCCGAGTGA
- the Grip gene encoding glutamate receptor-interacting protein 1 isoform X1 translates to MKLWKSKKPIGGCVPGKSAALKQDQQQDSHGSFGNHHNPQQQQTDSNGIALAPMLSVDRAMSPAQSEDSGLAPERGTTYATITLPRNALHLAITFAERNDLSYPPVVGALNPVGHAADFLAPGDRLHQIDGISTIGLSNQKVMNMLCAGGPDTGPAIVEIEYSLPEYTVSQNSLCVTSKLAQITVERESGCLGLTLRGGADYPLIVTHVRPHGPVYKTGRLKPGDRLLRVDNVSLIGKTLAEAQQIIKCGGHVSGYTNLTIEYDVSVVQSVEFSMGPLLIEIERPMNDKLGLVLCNYTPAVPPTTATVSGSSASGSSTPSSQEKIQEETSGAAGVFIASILPASIADRCGALSIGDQVLSIDDTMIEHTAFSPDEVMTILDTGTGRGYTQMQIMPAHALARRGHTALGSPKYSFSTLESRKSSTACRQRQRFARKSSLPLETPGTPGTLMPSSAGGPAGSGILGMGLGLCRAESFPVLLDCSQGAGIVLAEGGSGSSSSGGAGSGGGSGSSGGAVTIAQILNDSVADRSGCIQAGDRIVAINKMYSLDAAAMRQILDGGSSRSNGNTAPANWLELEIEFDMPDAVVPSSGVFSVKLLRAGKCGLGLSVSGSSHGGLVISDVKMGSPAHRSGSLRVGDILLAVDQHPVQHFNVDALLKEETASGRQNNHGNSDFTTLTIKRVVLPDFLPISSPIYSNCPGPGVGLGLGLGLGSSTEHDLYSSAYVTAGKYADCVSLKSRTPQPDYFRVPSLDDAASLQSVQMRQGTNGWPGSGGTQSNSRSFVPQPNTQSLTTELPEEEDEQEEQLYPGYELNRYASVDCTALPPPMENKVYGSAASSSSKSSGSSLHQIIFTVRLEPKGGLLGITLAGSEDITKPITISGLVEGGIAYKNSQIQVGDQLLAIDEHSVQGMPLSHATSLLQNLGDLVDLKILRSHDLANGSHHLPQTQAIYAKVQRRPRSPSANTEASKESVNGNGSATGNGNGNTNGTANGNPNGKPRIFHVTLYKDKVYDDYGFSVSDGLYERGVFINRIRSGGPADMCGLLKPFDRIMQVNEMKTQDFDCCLTVPLIAAAGDKIEMIMQRSE, encoded by the exons TTGACCGTGCCATGAGTCCGGCCCAGTCGGAGGACTCGGGACTGGCCCCGGAAAGGGGTACCACCTATGCCACCATCACACTGCCACGGAATGCCCTACATTTGGCCATTACTTTTGCAG AACGCAATGATCTATCCTACCCCCCGGTGGTGGGTGCCCTGAACCCCGTGGGTCATGCTGCGGATTTCCTAGCTCCTGGGGATCGTCTCCACCAAATAGATGGCATCTCCACAATCGGCCTAAGTAACCAAAAAGTGATGAACATGCTCTGTGCCGGTGGACCAGATACAGGTCCCGCCATTGTTGAGATCGAATACTCACTTCCGGAATACA CAGTTTCCCAGAACAGCCTGTGTGTGACCTCAAAGCTGGCCCAGATCACTGTGGAGCGGGAAAGTGGCTGCCTGGGGCTGACATTGAGGGGCGGAGCCGACTACCCGCTGATCGTCACCCATGTCCGGCCCCATGGCCCTGTCTACAAGACCGGTCGGTTGAAGCCCGGCGATCGATTGTTGCGAGTCGATAAT GTCTCACTGATTGGCAAAACCTTGGCGGAGGCACAACAGATCATCAAGTGCGGCGGCCATGTCTCCGGTTATACCAATCTGACCATCGAATACGATGTCTCGGTGGTCCAGAGTGTAGAGTTCTCAATGGGACCGCTTCTCATCGAGATCGAGCGACCGATGAACGATAAACTGGGCCTGGTACTGTGCAATTATACGCCAGCAGTGCCACCAACAACGGCGACAGTTTCCGGCAGTTCTGCCTCCGGTTCCAGTACACCATCCAGCCAGGAGAAGATCCAGGAGGAGACTTCTGGGGCAGCAGGGGTGTTCATAGCCAGCATTTTGCCAGCCAGTATTGCTGATCG TTGCGGTGCCTTATCCATTGGCGATCAGGTGCTCTCCATCGACGACACCATGATCGAGCACACCGCCTTCAGTCCGGACGAGGTGATGACCATATTGGACACCGGCACTGGTCGCGGCTATACACAAATGCAGATCATGCCCGCTCACGCTCTGGCCCGTCGTG GACACACGGCTCTGGGCAGTCCCAAGTATAGCTTCAGCACTCTGGAGTCTCGCAAATCCTCGACAGCCTGCCGGCAACGACAGCGCTTTGCCCGCAAGAGCTCCCTGCCCCTGGAGACACCGGGCACACCAGGAACCCTAATGCCCAGCTCCGCAGGTGGACCTGCTGGCAGCGGCATCTTGGGCATGGGTCTGGGACTGTGCCGGGCGGAGAGCTTTCCCGTTCTACTCGATTGCAGTCAAGGAGCTGGCATAGTTCTAGCTGAAGGTGGATCTGGATCAAGTAGCTCTGGGGGAGCAGGATCTGGCGGTGGTTCTGGCTCCAGCGGAGGAGCTGTAACGATTGCCCAGATCCTTAACGATTCCGTGGCCGATCGGAGTGGCTGCATCCAGGCGGGAGACCGCATTGTGGCGATCaataaaatgtatagtttGGATGCGGCGGCCATGCGGCAAATCCTGGACGGAGGCTCCTCCCGTTCCAATGGCAACACTGCCCCGGCCAACTGGCTGGAGCTGGAGATCGAGTTCGATATGCCGGACGCCGTGGTGCCCTCCAGCGGGGTATTCAGTGTAAAGCTGCTCCGGGCGGGCAAATGCGGCCTGGGACTCAGTGTCAGTGGCTCCAGTCACGGCGGATTGGTCATCTCGGACGTAAAAATGGGCAGTCCCGCCCATCGCAGTGGCTCGCTACGCGTGGGCGACATCCTGCTGGCCGTCGATCAGCATCCTGTCCAGCATTTCAATGTGGATGCCCTGCTCAAGGAGGAGACGGCATCCGGAAGGCAGAACAATCACGGCAACTCGGACTTCACCACGCTGACCATCAAGAGGGTCGTCCTGCCCGACTTCCTGCCCATCTCCAGTCCCATCTACAGTAATTGTCCTGGTCCGGGAGTGGGCCTGGGCCTCGGTCTGGGTCTGGGCTCATCCACGGAGCACGATCTGTACAGCAGTGCCTATGTTACAGCCGGAAAGTATGCCGACTGTGTGTCCCTGAAGTCACGTACCCCGCAACCGGATTATTTCCGGGTACCCAGCTTGGATGATGCCGCCAGTCTGCAGTCCGTGCAGATGCGTCAGGGCACCAACGGCTGGCCAGGATCGGGGGGGACACAGTCCAACAGTAGATCCTTTGTGCCGCAGCCGAATACCCAAAGCCTGACCACCGAGCTgcccgaggaggaggacgaacAGGAGGAGCAGTTGTATCCAGGATACGAGCTAAATCGTTATGCCAG tgtgGACTGCACTGCCCTGCCACCGCCCATGGAGAACAAGGTGTACGGATCGGCGGCGAGCTCCAGCAGCAagagcagtggcagcagcttGCATCAAATCATTTTCACAGTCCGCCTGGAGCCGAAGGGCGGACTCCTGGGCATCACCCTGGCCGGCAGCGAGGACATCACGAAGCCCATTACCATTAGCGGCTTGGTGGAAG GTGGCATTGCCTACAAAAACAGCCAGATCCAAGTGGGCGACCAGCTGCTGGCCATCGACGAGCACTCCGTGCAGGGCATGCCCCTGTCGCATGCCACCAGCCTGCTGCAGAACCTCGGCGACCTGGTGGACCTGAAGATCCTGCGCAGCCATGACCTGGCCAATGGCAGCCATCACTTGCCCCAGACCCAGGCCATTTACGCCAAAGTCCAGCGACGGCCGCGCAGTCCATCGGCCAACACGGAGGCCAGCAAGGAGTCGGTGAACGGAAATGGCAGCGCcaccggaaacggaaatggcaACACCAACGGCACTGCCAATGGCAATCCCAATGGAAAGCCACGAATCTTCCATGTGACCTTGTACAAGGACAAAGTGTACGACGATTACGGCTTTTCGGTTTCCGATGGACTTTACGAGCGGGGGGTGTTCATCAACCGGATCCGCAGTGGCGGTCCGGCGGATATGTGCGGCCTGTTGAAGCCCTTCGATCGAATCATGCAG GTTAATGAGATGAAGACGCAGGACTTTGATTGCTGCCTGACAGTTCCATTGATTGCCGCCGCTGGGGACAAAATCGAAATGATCATGCAGCGCTCCGAGTGA